A genomic segment from Corylus avellana chromosome ca5, CavTom2PMs-1.0 encodes:
- the LOC132181771 gene encoding F-box/kelch-repeat protein At3g23880-like → MLIRRLKLLLSRLSLISKTRRRRRRRRRRFSKKEKVNSLPNEVVEEILIRLPVKSLVRFRCVCKDWFSLISSNAFIAAHTSRALSRSDYINKSNRVLFRYVGTVFLKYFPPRHFQYFSLRSDDGSFGRNRNFIHLKYPFDITSTLDILPNIVGSWNALFCFAYDNPYRRYGYSLWNPSIHRALSLPDPNFTLWSKSLHICKHFHGFGYDPSTNDVKLVRLAYHGLPIPKVPPLVEIYTLNTGCWRAITSPAPSYIVRDRCLSVFVNRASHWVALTAPGERTFRNVIVAFDMGDEVFREIAMPNCFVGKFYLNMTVAVRDGLLCLVPFNQQEQEQSVSLWIMKEYGIGESWTKLFNIHISGLKRVVAFRQNGEVLVTNRNVELLSYEPNIQRVTQIKFCKFSSSEIKTRFVECLFFWDKYLESLVLLNAKDGVSGGTANTSYASARKGKFAYSITSLALCTSYYMLTFFLFWGICDELI, encoded by the coding sequence ATGTTAATTCGTAGATTGAAGCTGCTGCTTTCGCGCCTATCTTTGATTTCCAaaactagaagaagaagaagaagaagaagaagaagattctcCAAGAAGGAAAAAGTTAATTCTCTCCCAAACGAAGTTGTGGAAGAAATCCTCATAAGACTCCCTGTGAAGTCACTGGTGAGATTCAGGTGCGTTTGCAAGGACTGGTTTTCTCTAATCTCCAGCAACGCCTTCATCGCCGCCCACACCAGCCGAGCTCTCTCTCGAAGCGATTACATCAATAAGAGCAACCGAGTTCTCTTTCGGTACGTCGGAACGGTTTTCTTGAAATATTTTCCACCTAGACACTTCCAGTACTTTAGTCTGCGCTCTGATGATGGATCATTTGGTCGTAATAGAAACTTCATCCACTTGAAATACCCATTCGACATAACTTCAACTTTAGATATTCTTCCCAACATAGTGGGTTCGTGGAATGCGCTATTCTGCTTTGCTTATGATAATCCTTATCGCAGATATGGCTATAGTCTATGGAACCCTTCCATTCATAGAGCTCTAAGCCTTCCTGACCCTAACTTCACCTTGTGGTCAAAGTCACTCCACATTTGTAAGCATTTCCATGGATTTGGGTATGACCCATCTACCAATGATGTTAAGCTGGTCAGACTTGCATATCATGGGCTGCCTATCCCGAAGGTTCCCCCGCTGGTCGAGATCTATACGCTTAACACTGGCTGCTGGCGAGCTATTACTTCCCCTGCTCCCTCATATATTGTCCGTGACCGTTGCTTATCCGTTTTTGTCAATAGGGCATCCCACTGGGTCGCCCTTACTGCACCAGGTGAGCGCACATTTCGCAATGTGATAGTGGCGTTTGATATGGGTGATGAGGTGTTTCGTGAGATTGCAATGCCCAACTGCTTTGTTGggaaattttatttgaatatgacTGTTGCGGTGCGTGATGGATTACTTTGTCTTGTCCCGTTTAATCAACAAGAGCAGGAACAGTCTGTTTCTCTATGGATCATGAAAGAGTATGGCATTGGAGAATCTTGGACTAAGCTATTCAACATTCATATAAGTGGATTAAAGAGGGTGGTAGCCTTCAGGCAAAACGGTGAAGTTCTAGTTACTAACAGAAATGTGGAGCTTCTTTCCTATGAACCAAATATCCAACGTGTTACTCAgataaaattttgtaaattttcatCCTCGGAAATTAAAACTAGGTTTGTggagtgtttatttttttgggataaatactTGGAGAGTCTTGTTCTACTAAATGCAAAAGATGGAGTCTCGGGAGGGACGGCAAATACTTCTTATGCAAGTGCAAGAAAAGGCAAGTTTGCATACTCGATTACCTCTTTGGCTCTTTGCACATCATACTATATGTTaacctttttcttattttggggAATATGTGATGAActtatttga